In Psychrobacter sp. JCM 18902, a single window of DNA contains:
- the ligA gene encoding NAD-dependent DNA ligase LigA, producing MTDPISPLTSKNINKDINKDINTTNPIKNNDAIVTQMRTSIDALKQHNYAYYVLDNPILEDSEYDQLRRSLLALEEQYPDLVQPDSPINQVGDMPLSAFTQVTHDIPMLSLGNVFDYDELHGFMRRVNDRLNDAQKNPEYEMELKLDGLAVSLKYAYGKFVQAVTRGDGQTGEDITQNAKTIRNLPLWLAAASDIPLLEVRGEVLMPKAGFERLNRLAKEKGDKTFANPRNAAAGSLRQLDPAIAASRPLAFYCYSVNQGLPEHIKTQSAALAWLKTIGFTVSAVEVVQNPREAQAYYESVKETRGELPFEIDGMVIKVNSLALQQQLGFLSREPRWATAYKFPAETVMTRLHAIEWQVGRTGAITPVGKLEPVKVGGVTVSNVTLHNFGEIQRLDVRAGDMVSVHRAGDVIPKVTRVWTDQRPENSEPVTLPSTCPVCDSPVVLPKDEALARCTGGLFCPAQQVEALIHFVSRRAMDIDGLGASWLISFFEHGLVKTVADIYQLHNHQDELITFDKLGEKSVQNILSAIEASKHTTLARFIYALGIRGVGETTAQNLAQQFGDLDSLMAADIDKLLQTPDVGAITAELAYKFFRAPHNIEVINSLLEAGVHWDKVEQVASEGLPLDGQTWVITGALDSMARDEAKAKLQALGAKVSGSISAKTTALLAGDKAGSKMAKAEKLGVKVVGEEEFLAIVGE from the coding sequence ATGACTGACCCTATCTCACCGCTTACCTCTAAAAACATTAATAAAGACATTAATAAAGACATCAATACTACCAACCCTATAAAAAATAATGATGCTATCGTCACCCAGATGCGCACGTCTATCGATGCGCTTAAGCAGCACAATTATGCCTACTATGTGCTTGATAATCCTATTTTAGAAGACAGCGAATACGATCAGTTGCGCCGCTCTTTATTGGCGCTTGAAGAACAATATCCAGATTTGGTACAGCCAGACAGCCCAATCAATCAAGTTGGCGACATGCCGCTATCGGCTTTTACCCAAGTCACTCATGATATTCCGATGCTCTCGCTTGGCAACGTCTTTGATTATGATGAATTACATGGCTTTATGCGCCGCGTGAATGATCGTCTCAATGATGCACAGAAAAACCCTGAATACGAGATGGAGCTAAAGCTAGATGGCTTGGCGGTATCACTCAAATATGCTTATGGCAAGTTTGTCCAAGCGGTGACACGCGGTGATGGGCAAACGGGCGAAGACATCACCCAAAATGCCAAAACCATTCGCAATTTGCCACTTTGGCTCGCGGCTGCAAGCGATATTCCATTATTAGAAGTGCGCGGTGAAGTTTTGATGCCGAAAGCGGGCTTTGAGCGTTTGAATCGCCTTGCTAAAGAAAAGGGCGACAAAACTTTTGCCAATCCACGCAATGCCGCTGCTGGAAGCTTACGTCAGCTAGATCCCGCCATTGCTGCTAGCCGTCCGCTCGCATTTTACTGTTATTCAGTCAATCAAGGGTTACCTGAACATATCAAAACCCAATCAGCAGCGCTTGCATGGCTAAAGACCATTGGCTTTACCGTCAGTGCAGTCGAGGTGGTACAAAATCCACGCGAGGCTCAAGCTTATTATGAATCGGTAAAGGAAACACGTGGCGAGCTGCCGTTTGAGATTGATGGCATGGTCATCAAGGTCAATAGCTTGGCGTTGCAGCAGCAGCTTGGTTTTTTATCGCGAGAGCCGCGCTGGGCAACCGCTTATAAATTCCCTGCCGAAACGGTCATGACACGCTTGCATGCTATCGAATGGCAAGTCGGACGCACTGGCGCGATTACGCCTGTTGGCAAATTAGAACCTGTGAAAGTCGGCGGCGTCACGGTCAGCAATGTCACCTTGCATAACTTTGGCGAGATTCAGCGCTTGGATGTACGGGCAGGCGATATGGTCAGCGTCCACCGTGCAGGCGATGTGATTCCTAAAGTGACCCGTGTTTGGACAGATCAACGTCCAGAAAATTCTGAACCTGTTACGTTGCCATCGACCTGCCCAGTATGCGACTCGCCTGTGGTGTTGCCCAAAGATGAAGCGTTGGCGCGTTGCACTGGTGGGCTATTTTGTCCCGCGCAGCAGGTTGAGGCACTTATCCACTTTGTCTCGCGTCGGGCGATGGATATCGATGGCTTAGGCGCAAGTTGGCTGATTAGCTTTTTTGAGCATGGCTTGGTGAAGACAGTCGCTGATATCTATCAATTGCACAATCATCAAGACGAGCTGATTACGTTTGATAAGCTGGGCGAAAAATCGGTACAAAACATCCTTAGTGCTATCGAAGCCAGTAAGCATACGACATTGGCTCGCTTTATCTATGCGCTGGGTATTCGCGGTGTCGGTGAGACGACGGCGCAGAATTTGGCGCAGCAATTTGGTGACCTTGATAGCCTGATGGCTGCTGATATCGATAAGCTACTGCAAACGCCTGACGTCGGTGCGATCACCGCTGAACTTGCTTATAAATTCTTCCGCGCACCGCATAATATCGAAGTGATTAATTCGTTGCTTGAAGCTGGCGTGCATTGGGACAAGGTCGAGCAGGTCGCCTCAGAAGGTCTACCACTCGATGGGCAAACGTGGGTCATTACGGGCGCACTTGATAGCATGGCGCGTGATGAGGCCAAAGCGAAACTACAGGCGCTTGGTGCTAAAGTATCAGGCAGCATCTCAGCAAAAACAACGGCTCTACTGGCAGGTGATAAAGCTGGCTCGAAGATGGCGAAGGCAGAGAAATTAGGCGTAAAAGTGGTGGGTGAAGAAGAGTTTTTGGCGATAGTTGGGGAGTAA
- a CDS encoding pantothenate kinase has translation MLWLDLGNTRLKYWLTDDIGQIVAHDAKQHLQAPAELLMGLTDRFERYAPDFIGISSVLGDDLNVKVSETLGRLNIPFEFVHVDAAHALMKSAYNDEQLGCDRWLQMLGAVDKKKRQCVIGCGTAVTIDLIDHAEHLGGYIFPSIYLQRESLFSGTKQITISNGTFDSVGQGMTTQDAVHRGILLSIVGAINEISHRHPNFEVIMTGGDAAIISQHVNRPVRLRDDLLLNGLARYFDHTKQS, from the coding sequence ATGCTCTGGTTAGATCTTGGCAACACCCGCCTAAAATACTGGCTCACCGATGATATCGGACAAATAGTCGCGCATGATGCCAAGCAACATTTGCAAGCGCCTGCCGAACTACTGATGGGTTTGACCGATCGCTTCGAGCGTTATGCGCCTGATTTTATTGGTATCTCATCGGTACTTGGCGACGATTTGAATGTTAAAGTGTCAGAGACATTAGGTCGTCTGAATATTCCGTTTGAGTTTGTCCATGTCGATGCCGCGCATGCTTTGATGAAGAGTGCTTATAATGACGAACAGCTCGGCTGTGATCGTTGGCTACAGATGCTGGGCGCCGTGGATAAGAAAAAACGTCAATGCGTGATTGGCTGTGGCACAGCGGTGACCATTGACTTGATTGATCATGCTGAGCATTTGGGCGGTTATATTTTCCCCAGTATTTATCTGCAACGTGAGTCACTGTTTTCTGGTACCAAGCAAATCACCATCTCTAATGGCACCTTTGATAGTGTTGGTCAAGGCATGACCACACAAGATGCGGTACATCGCGGTATCTTGCTCTCTATTGTCGGTGCCATCAATGAGATTAGCCATCGCCATCCCAACTTTGAAGTCATCATGACGGGTGGTGATGCAGCCATTATCTCGCAGCACGTCAACCGTCCGGTGCGCCTACGTGATGATTTATTGTTAAATGGCTTGGCACGCTATTTTGATCATACCAAGCAGTCGTAA
- a CDS encoding energy transducer TonB — translation MMPTTTTALKRHLKIRLRLTIISALTKAMLVLSIFSAHIANAEIADLSPAQPVIQFATSDAKWLRQPSFNNRHIRALGGYCDPEEPCKKKRVQMEFLLRVNQEGKVANITVLKSSGSDRIDSGFEKELRRSLFKPFRKDSKTVVGNVTIPIVFEY, via the coding sequence ATGATGCCGACTACTACTACCGCGCTTAAAAGACACTTAAAAATACGCCTTCGATTAACTATCATTTCTGCGCTGACAAAGGCGATGCTAGTACTGAGTATATTTTCGGCACACATTGCAAATGCTGAAATAGCAGACTTATCACCAGCGCAACCTGTCATCCAGTTTGCGACTTCTGATGCGAAGTGGTTACGTCAGCCAAGTTTTAACAATCGCCACATTCGTGCTTTAGGGGGTTATTGCGATCCGGAAGAACCTTGCAAAAAGAAGCGTGTTCAAATGGAATTCTTATTAAGGGTAAATCAAGAAGGCAAAGTCGCCAATATTACCGTATTAAAGAGTAGCGGCTCTGATAGAATTGATAGTGGATTTGAAAAAGAACTACGTCGTTCTCTTTTTAAACCATTTAGAAAAGATAGTAAGACAGTAGTAGGTAATGTCACCATCCCAATAGTCTTTGAGTATTAA
- a CDS encoding sulfite exporter TauE/SafE family protein has translation MLYVWFVIAGAFAGVSAGLFGVGGGMIIVPALVWIFTAYDFSPEVVTHLAIGTSLATIVVTSISSMTAHNKRGGVRWEVWRKMALGLVIGSLVGAGIADMIDGKVLQAIIGVGALLVALKMLFLSNKEQLGKPLPSTGVQFGAGTGIGMASSIFGIGGGSLTVPFLNWAGLPMKQSVGTSAACGLPIALAGAAGFAWFGQDVVNLPEGTIGFVHITGFLCISIASFAMAKVGAKLAHQLPALTLKRAFGVLLLFAGGQLLLSGIGVI, from the coding sequence ATGTTATATGTGTGGTTTGTGATTGCAGGCGCGTTTGCAGGTGTTAGTGCCGGTTTATTTGGCGTTGGCGGCGGCATGATTATCGTACCAGCACTGGTATGGATTTTTACCGCTTATGATTTTTCACCAGAAGTGGTGACCCATTTGGCGATTGGTACGTCACTGGCGACCATCGTTGTGACCTCGATCAGCTCAATGACTGCGCACAATAAGCGTGGCGGCGTACGTTGGGAAGTGTGGCGCAAAATGGCACTCGGCTTGGTCATCGGTAGTTTGGTGGGAGCTGGTATTGCCGATATGATTGACGGTAAAGTATTGCAAGCCATCATCGGTGTCGGCGCGTTATTGGTCGCTTTAAAAATGCTGTTTTTGTCCAATAAAGAGCAGCTGGGTAAACCGCTACCGTCAACTGGCGTACAGTTCGGCGCGGGTACAGGGATTGGCATGGCGTCGTCTATTTTTGGTATTGGGGGTGGCAGCTTGACCGTACCCTTTTTAAATTGGGCGGGGTTACCGATGAAGCAGTCGGTCGGCACGTCTGCCGCTTGTGGATTGCCGATTGCATTGGCTGGTGCGGCAGGGTTTGCATGGTTCGGGCAAGATGTGGTCAATCTGCCTGAGGGCACGATAGGCTTTGTGCATATTACGGGTTTTTTATGTATCTCCATCGCTAGCTTTGCGATGGCAAAAGTTGGTGCCAAGCTTGCGCACCAATTGCCTGCGTTAACGCTTAAGCGTGCCTTTGGGGTGTTGTTATTGTTTGCAGGCGGGCAGCTGTTGTTAAGTGGGATTGGGGTGATTTAG
- a CDS encoding biotin--[acetyl-CoA-carboxylase] ligase, giving the protein MPPFSNFSDDSLELHHLPQLNHRHLVSSASTNSELIADVQHGTLNAAQMHLLTAETQSAGRGQHGRSWQSPRGNVYLSLYHPVHLPISGLLSLIIGVELAKMPVIQILNEQLRAQGLTPIGVKWANDLGFYQLPSDSVSNEPKLTAQTLPFHKLAGILIEPVTQTGKLVGVVMGVGLNVQATPNLTAKTCEGMSYQAISLQDIYERLKPETDIVSLPSLKILYQQMSKALLAAMTRFEHLGFEKPTGQSYNLDSFLKQFESMDALAGLRLHVTQEHNGKTDSITGYACGLDTHGCLQLRQDSGKISALFTGRIDVIDKA; this is encoded by the coding sequence ATGCCGCCATTTTCCAATTTTTCTGACGACTCATTAGAGCTTCATCATTTACCACAGCTGAACCATCGCCACCTTGTCAGCAGTGCCTCTACCAATAGCGAGCTAATAGCAGATGTACAACATGGCACGTTAAATGCTGCGCAGATGCATCTACTGACCGCTGAAACCCAAAGCGCAGGTCGTGGGCAGCACGGGCGCTCGTGGCAATCACCGCGCGGCAATGTCTATCTGTCGTTATATCACCCTGTTCATCTGCCGATTAGCGGTTTATTGTCACTAATCATCGGCGTTGAACTGGCAAAAATGCCCGTTATTCAAATATTAAATGAGCAATTGCGCGCGCAAGGATTGACGCCCATCGGCGTAAAATGGGCAAATGATTTGGGCTTTTATCAACTGCCATCTGACTCAGTGTCAAATGAGCCTAAACTGACAGCACAGACCCTACCTTTTCATAAACTTGCGGGTATTTTAATAGAACCTGTTACCCAAACGGGCAAATTGGTCGGCGTAGTGATGGGCGTAGGACTTAATGTACAGGCAACGCCCAATCTCACTGCAAAGACCTGCGAAGGCATGAGTTATCAAGCGATTAGCCTACAGGATATTTATGAGAGGCTAAAACCAGAGACAGATATTGTGAGTCTGCCAAGCCTAAAAATACTTTACCAACAAATGAGTAAAGCCCTGCTAGCCGCGATGACACGCTTTGAGCATCTAGGATTCGAGAAGCCCACTGGTCAAAGCTATAACTTGGACAGCTTTTTAAAACAGTTTGAGTCGATGGACGCATTGGCAGGATTACGCTTGCACGTTACTCAAGAGCATAACGGTAAAACAGATAGCATCACAGGTTATGCTTGTGGTCTTGATACACATGGATGTTTGCAATTGCGTCAAGATAGCGGTAAGATTTCTGCGCTTTTTACCGGACGCATCGACGTTATTGATAAGGCTTAA
- a CDS encoding AAA family ATPase produces the protein MRLKSLKLAGFKSFANPTTFTFRHGITAIVGPNGCGKSNVIDAIRWVLGETSAKQLRGGAMSDVIFAGTQGKAAKSVASVELTFEHTQDEQNGIRHEFNLYQELSVRRQVNKEGRSDYFINGTRCRRRDVVDVFLGTGLGARSYAVIEQGMIGRIVESSPMQLREFIEEAAGVSRYQARREETQKKLEKTKDNLARLHDMQSELVSQQKRLSKQAASAERYEELVLTLADIKQQLAIQQLYQAKHAQQQQKIAHERSATEVSTLQANYDTLKAKQDKLAAHINQEQWLKDDAQSAHYQQQLSYQQAEHQLGDAKSQLTAIEQQLASLDQQRQQAVDEINRLKAEQAEQQTVLEGLRPKLNELTNKREAHKRNEQPLQRAYHDAQNQLSRLQDEARSLEQQQAINSQAQKRYQQNNEKWQRRQQNWQHLWQQLQQSLSPVASAGLQDNSNANNLQQTLSAQVAELNKQLHQIERQQDSVDERLSELQPQAQDLQQQLHTQQRELSESEKRHAVLAGEYDTLHQILHPKPTPKSQPLVHAKTADIKSDLESKIVSDYSQLTITILRDQIELSAKGQQHAELLDSVLALWLDSHVLVSNQTYQPSVDNARDDSEKPHSLWQVLEHELKDLFVYQNAQTNTVDKSSIKIETGHSLWLSAKKNEINTKQLISELPESLIDKVLPLSQLISAPNLALWQHCYLYIAQPETDNKQTLEALAEILKVLPSSAILLTTDGWLISRQGTINLSKFVGAQDGQNGSNNSNSQFLTQRLQQRSRLQALENLLDGFETKIQDQQKAIANNQRNYDAMTVSLEETRAQAEQLTRDKHQYQQKLTTQRANAERLQADSQRLDAEKSTLEQEQQELVQEQQSLNHEQQDLQSKIAALTPQIADARAATQQLQAERSELSRLRQADDDAWQAMQLRIQQIEMRLEHSVSSLAQASAQFEKSLQSEQNLKTRHEQQQSTLPALQAALQTAQTARDEQQSVLTGRETALTVLKQEYNQQQVELDTLQNTLQTQQSELARLATDLALSAAKLEDASSHTQEALDAYYNVSHKYKAQSDIAQRPQHQQQVMSVSNLLADFIAHDRRVRPDKIAELESERVQLEQQLGKIGAVNLAAVAELAEVNERLEPLAQQTADIAASMQTLTEAIASIDETTKTLFMQTLDAVNIELANLFAKVFGGGQASLTLNTDDMPVNAPKSEQWRAGLTLMAQPKGKRNSRLAVLSGGEKTLTALSLIFAIFKQHPAPFCVLDEVDAPLDDANVARFTSLIHELADDLQFIFISHNKLTMQIADELKGVTMPSAGISTLVSVSLNEAARYLSD, from the coding sequence ATGCGCCTAAAATCTCTCAAGCTGGCAGGCTTTAAATCCTTTGCCAATCCTACGACTTTTACCTTTCGTCATGGTATCACCGCCATTGTCGGGCCGAACGGCTGTGGCAAATCTAACGTCATTGATGCCATTCGTTGGGTGCTGGGCGAGACCTCTGCCAAGCAGCTGCGTGGCGGCGCGATGAGTGATGTCATCTTTGCTGGTACGCAGGGTAAAGCCGCCAAAAGTGTCGCTAGTGTCGAGCTAACCTTTGAGCATACGCAAGATGAGCAGAATGGCATTCGCCATGAGTTTAATCTGTATCAAGAGCTGTCCGTTCGTCGTCAGGTAAATAAAGAAGGGCGCTCGGATTATTTTATCAACGGTACGCGTTGTCGTCGCCGTGATGTGGTCGACGTGTTTTTGGGTACGGGACTTGGCGCACGTAGCTATGCGGTGATTGAACAAGGTATGATTGGGCGTATCGTTGAGTCTAGCCCGATGCAGCTGCGTGAGTTTATCGAAGAGGCAGCAGGAGTCTCACGCTATCAAGCGCGCCGCGAAGAAACGCAAAAAAAATTAGAGAAAACTAAAGATAATTTAGCACGCCTGCATGATATGCAAAGCGAGCTGGTCAGCCAACAAAAGCGTCTGTCTAAACAAGCCGCTAGTGCTGAGCGTTATGAGGAATTAGTGCTAACACTAGCTGATATCAAACAGCAGCTCGCCATTCAGCAGCTCTATCAAGCCAAGCATGCCCAGCAGCAGCAAAAAATAGCGCATGAGCGCAGCGCCACTGAAGTATCAACTTTACAAGCCAACTATGACACCCTAAAGGCCAAGCAAGATAAACTTGCCGCGCATATCAATCAAGAGCAGTGGCTAAAAGACGATGCCCAAAGCGCCCATTATCAACAGCAGCTAAGCTATCAACAAGCAGAGCATCAATTAGGTGATGCCAAGTCACAGCTGACCGCTATTGAGCAGCAACTAGCCAGCTTGGATCAACAACGTCAGCAAGCAGTCGATGAGATAAATCGCTTAAAGGCTGAGCAAGCCGAGCAGCAGACTGTGCTAGAAGGATTGCGTCCTAAGCTCAATGAATTAACGAATAAACGTGAAGCGCATAAACGCAACGAGCAGCCATTACAGCGCGCCTACCATGACGCGCAAAATCAGCTATCACGCTTGCAGGATGAAGCTCGCTCGCTAGAACAGCAGCAAGCCATTAATAGCCAAGCACAAAAACGTTATCAGCAAAATAATGAAAAATGGCAACGTCGTCAGCAAAATTGGCAGCATTTATGGCAGCAACTCCAACAGTCGCTATCACCAGTTGCAAGTGCTGGTTTGCAAGATAATTCTAATGCAAATAATTTACAGCAGACGTTATCGGCGCAAGTTGCCGAGCTAAACAAACAATTGCATCAGATTGAACGCCAACAAGACAGCGTCGATGAGCGACTGTCTGAGCTACAACCGCAAGCGCAGGATTTACAACAGCAATTGCACACGCAGCAGCGTGAGCTTAGCGAGAGTGAGAAGCGCCACGCCGTATTGGCAGGTGAGTACGATACCCTGCATCAGATATTGCATCCTAAGCCGACACCAAAATCGCAACCGCTTGTTCATGCAAAAACTGCTGATATTAAAAGTGATTTAGAAAGCAAAATAGTCAGCGACTATAGCCAATTGACCATTACCATCTTGCGTGACCAGATTGAGTTAAGCGCGAAAGGGCAGCAGCATGCAGAGCTACTTGATAGCGTATTGGCATTGTGGCTAGATAGCCATGTGCTGGTTTCTAACCAAACTTATCAACCAAGTGTTGATAACGCGAGAGACGACTCTGAGAAACCGCATAGCTTATGGCAGGTGCTTGAGCATGAGTTAAAAGATTTATTTGTTTATCAAAATGCGCAAACCAATACAGTGGACAAGTCATCAATCAAAATAGAAACGGGTCATAGTTTGTGGCTATCTGCTAAGAAAAATGAGATAAATACAAAGCAACTGATTAGCGAATTGCCTGAGAGTTTGATTGATAAAGTACTGCCTTTATCACAGCTGATTAGCGCACCGAACTTAGCGCTTTGGCAGCACTGTTATTTATATATCGCACAGCCTGAGACAGATAATAAGCAAACGTTAGAAGCGCTTGCTGAGATTTTAAAAGTATTGCCATCGTCAGCTATTTTACTCACGACTGACGGCTGGCTTATCAGTCGTCAGGGCACGATTAATCTCAGTAAGTTTGTTGGTGCGCAAGATGGGCAAAATGGTAGCAATAACAGCAATAGTCAATTTTTAACCCAGCGTTTGCAGCAGCGCAGCCGTTTGCAAGCGTTAGAGAATTTGCTCGATGGTTTTGAAACCAAGATACAAGACCAGCAAAAGGCGATTGCTAATAACCAGCGTAACTATGATGCAATGACAGTTAGCTTAGAAGAGACCCGTGCACAAGCTGAGCAATTAACTCGTGATAAGCATCAATATCAGCAAAAGCTCACTACTCAGCGCGCCAACGCTGAACGTTTGCAAGCGGACAGCCAACGCCTAGATGCTGAAAAATCTACCCTTGAGCAAGAGCAACAGGAGCTGGTGCAAGAGCAGCAATCGCTCAATCATGAGCAGCAGGATCTCCAAAGCAAAATCGCAGCGCTAACGCCACAAATCGCCGATGCTCGCGCGGCAACTCAGCAATTACAAGCAGAGCGCAGTGAGCTAAGTCGTCTCCGTCAAGCAGATGATGACGCTTGGCAAGCAATGCAGCTGCGTATTCAGCAGATCGAGATGCGCTTAGAGCATAGCGTGAGTAGTCTTGCTCAGGCAAGTGCGCAATTTGAAAAGTCATTACAAAGCGAGCAAAATCTAAAGACGCGTCATGAGCAGCAGCAAAGTACATTGCCAGCACTGCAAGCTGCATTGCAAACAGCACAGACCGCGCGCGATGAGCAGCAGTCAGTATTAACAGGGCGCGAGACCGCATTAACGGTGCTCAAGCAAGAATACAATCAGCAGCAAGTAGAGCTAGATACGCTACAAAATACCTTGCAAACGCAGCAATCTGAGCTTGCCCGTCTTGCCACTGATCTGGCATTAAGCGCTGCAAAATTAGAGGATGCTAGTAGCCATACGCAAGAAGCGCTAGATGCTTATTATAATGTGAGTCATAAATATAAAGCACAATCGGACATAGCGCAGCGTCCACAACATCAGCAACAAGTGATGAGCGTCTCAAACTTATTAGCAGATTTTATCGCTCATGATCGCCGTGTGCGCCCAGATAAAATCGCTGAGCTTGAGTCTGAGCGCGTGCAGCTTGAGCAGCAGCTAGGCAAAATTGGCGCAGTCAACTTGGCAGCCGTGGCAGAGTTGGCAGAGGTTAATGAACGCTTAGAGCCACTCGCGCAGCAGACAGCTGATATTGCTGCCAGTATGCAGACGTTAACGGAGGCGATTGCTTCGATTGATGAAACGACCAAGACGCTATTTATGCAGACGCTCGATGCCGTCAATATTGAGCTTGCCAATTTATTTGCCAAAGTGTTTGGTGGTGGGCAAGCCAGTTTAACGCTCAATACGGATGATATGCCCGTTAATGCGCCAAAATCAGAACAGTGGCGGGCAGGGCTAACCTTGATGGCACAGCCAAAAGGCAAACGTAATAGCCGCCTCGCTGTGCTTTCAGGTGGTGAAAAGACGCTTACTGCATTGAGTTTGATTTTTGCGATATTTAAGCAGCATCCCGCGCCATTTTGCGTACTGGATGAAGTGGATGCACCACTTGATGACGCCAACGTCGCCCGCTTTACCAGCCTCATTCATGAATTAGCAGACGATTTGCAGTTTATCTTTATCAGCCATAATAAATTAACGATGCAGATTGCCGATGAATTAAAGGGCGTGACCATGCCAAGCGCAGGGATTTCTACCTTGGTCAGTGTCTCACTTAATGAGGCGGCACGTTACCTTTCTGATTAA
- a CDS encoding DUF4298 domain-containing protein produces MPNYNPQELQQKYEQWCKLHRQQLEAQQQFLQAEALQNELKNYYLDPQWMTDREADLPIEHSGDEYSIFSEDALWSMLSDHDELARKWMRLGLDAIDRK; encoded by the coding sequence ATGCCTAACTATAATCCGCAAGAACTACAGCAAAAATATGAGCAATGGTGCAAACTACATCGCCAGCAACTCGAAGCGCAGCAGCAGTTTTTGCAAGCTGAAGCCTTGCAAAATGAGTTGAAAAATTACTACCTAGACCCTCAATGGATGACAGATCGTGAAGCGGATCTGCCAATTGAACATTCAGGTGATGAATACTCTATCTTTAGTGAAGATGCGCTATGGAGTATGCTCAGCGACCATGATGAGCTAGCAAGAAAGTGGATGCGTTTGGGGCTTGATGCGATTGATAGGAAATAG
- a CDS encoding cell division protein ZipA C-terminal FtsZ-binding domain-containing protein has protein sequence MTAIQFILIAIAAFIMLAGLFMVIRSFKRRSNAEAVAVNYDKNGIPIIPRHERNIVDQPDLDDTVAGETSIAPDRSYLNAVVEDEPLTQSHTHVDTQLTAGHADVNGTDTGTIDDADYVRWQAEQQRADNSEFAEAAEQMHIEQEQDAFSSLMSATDSLMPSIDTADEPSFDNNSPILDQHLSEPVDEAQNGPLINAKDNINITILPHQYRDRPAAIIRGRDLLALIDKYGLRYGAMNMFHRYEQKDGTGMLWFSMMGITDSGIAPFDPHSVATNTYNGVVVFLSLPHPQALRSFDSMMSIAYMMASDLDAIMLDEENEPITPEYKQQLRNQVRDYEG, from the coding sequence ATGACCGCTATTCAGTTTATATTGATTGCCATTGCCGCATTTATCATGCTTGCAGGGCTATTTATGGTCATTCGTAGCTTTAAGCGCCGCAGCAATGCTGAAGCGGTAGCGGTCAATTATGATAAAAACGGTATTCCTATCATACCGCGTCATGAACGCAATATCGTCGATCAGCCAGACTTAGACGATACAGTCGCTGGCGAAACAAGTATCGCTCCTGATCGCAGTTATCTAAATGCGGTGGTCGAAGACGAGCCTTTGACCCAATCTCATACCCATGTTGATACGCAGCTGACAGCTGGGCATGCGGATGTTAATGGCACCGATACTGGCACAATAGATGATGCTGACTATGTGCGCTGGCAAGCAGAGCAGCAGCGTGCTGACAACAGCGAGTTTGCAGAAGCCGCTGAGCAGATGCATATCGAGCAAGAGCAGGATGCGTTTTCAAGCTTGATGTCCGCAACTGACAGCTTGATGCCCTCTATTGATACCGCAGACGAGCCAAGCTTCGATAATAACAGTCCGATACTCGATCAGCATTTATCAGAGCCAGTGGATGAAGCGCAAAACGGTCCACTCATCAATGCCAAAGACAACATTAATATCACTATCTTGCCGCATCAATATCGCGACCGTCCAGCCGCGATTATCCGTGGTCGTGATTTATTGGCATTAATTGATAAGTATGGTCTGCGCTATGGCGCGATGAATATGTTCCATCGCTATGAGCAAAAAGATGGCACTGGTATGCTATGGTTCAGTATGATGGGCATCACTGATAGTGGCATCGCGCCTTTTGATCCGCATAGCGTGGCGACCAATACTTATAATGGCGTGGTAGTATTCTTATCGCTGCCGCATCCACAAGCGCTGCGTAGCTTCGATAGTATGATGAGCATCGCTTACATGATGGCAAGTGATTTGGATGCCATTATGCTCGATGAAGAGAACGAACCAATCACCCCTGAATACAAGCAGCAATTGCGTAACCAAGTTCGCGATTATGAAGGTTAG